A stretch of Myxococcus hansupus DNA encodes these proteins:
- a CDS encoding VOC family protein, with amino-acid sequence MPVTFNHTIIAAKNRQASAQFYLDLLEANEAPSWGPFTNIQLDAGVLLQFAEPPFDIQMQHYAFLVDDERFDRALARLQERGITYWADPHRQRPGDINHDHGGRGLYVMDPAGHGLELITRPYL; translated from the coding sequence ATGCCCGTCACCTTCAACCACACCATCATCGCGGCGAAGAACCGCCAGGCGTCCGCACAGTTCTACCTGGACCTCCTCGAAGCCAACGAAGCGCCCTCCTGGGGCCCTTTCACCAACATCCAGCTCGACGCAGGCGTCCTGCTCCAATTCGCAGAGCCGCCCTTCGACATCCAGATGCAGCACTACGCCTTCCTCGTCGACGACGAGCGCTTCGACCGGGCGCTCGCTCGACTTCAGGAGCGCGGCATCACGTACTGGGCCGACCCGCATCGGCAGCGCCCTGGGGATATCAACCATGACCATGGAGGCCGGGGCCTCTATGTGATGGACCCCGCGGGGCACGGCCTCGAGCTGATCACGCGACCGTATCTGTGA
- a CDS encoding DUF2267 domain-containing protein — MAEYTEPPINNATPVKERDEPLDLQGFLDELGNSREFQVNGVEARQGAEAVFCTLARRLSDGEDVKLFRILGKDGIGAILGTCAIHRGPSHARRMDRAEFITDVADHLRIPGDQALRVLTTVFTAVRDRLPEDEVAAVASQLPADLADLFRRPV; from the coding sequence ATGGCGGAGTACACCGAACCCCCCATCAACAACGCCACGCCGGTGAAGGAGCGCGACGAGCCCTTGGACTTGCAGGGCTTCCTGGACGAGCTGGGCAACAGCCGCGAGTTCCAGGTGAACGGCGTGGAAGCCCGGCAGGGCGCGGAGGCGGTGTTCTGCACGCTCGCGCGCCGCCTGTCCGACGGCGAGGACGTGAAGCTGTTCCGCATCCTGGGCAAGGATGGCATCGGCGCCATCCTGGGCACCTGCGCCATCCACCGGGGCCCGTCCCACGCCCGGCGCATGGACCGCGCGGAGTTCATCACCGACGTGGCGGACCACCTGCGCATCCCCGGCGACCAGGCGCTGCGTGTGCTGACCACCGTCTTCACGGCGGTCCGGGACCGGCTCCCCGAGGACGAGGTGGCGGCCGTGGCCTCGCAGCTCCCCGCGGACCTCGCGGACCTGTTCCGCAGGCCCGTCTAG
- a CDS encoding ABC1 kinase family protein, translated as MILQDLNRVRQITVIAARHGFGELAERAGLWRIVGRKEKVEVSPEAQRASTARRFRMLLNDLGPTFVKLGQVLSTRADLLPAEYIDELAMLQDHVEPIALEDVHAQIRESLGASVESLFATIDPTPLAAASIAQVHRAVTLEGEEVVVKVQRPGIAERIDSDLGVLRSLARLLEAVVEETGVYTPTGIVDEFDRAIHEELDFINEATNIRAFLENHRERPYLKIPRVYSSLSSRTVLTLEFIRGVKLNPAELNESERKAIAQNILDASFRQLFEDGLFHGDPHPGNLLLMEDHRLALLDFGVVGRLSRPMQETLVMLCLAVALKDSESVARILYRVGVPDARANLVGFRNDIEALLGQHLATTLGQVDTRSLLRDLLDLAVKYRIRIPKEYALLSRASVSTEGMLRSLYPEMNIIEVALPYAKELLAGRYDPTQLQGGLMRTLLRFQSMAQDLPTQLSQILLDMESGKFTVTVRADQFDKLNENLRSAAVIAFMGLCACGFIVGAFISFAPKPWMYGNVPVLGAIGIAVAAAFFGAAITWYLFGGRGIGKVRLSRFLKKPKRK; from the coding sequence GTGATTCTCCAGGACCTCAACCGCGTGCGGCAAATCACCGTCATCGCGGCGCGCCACGGCTTTGGCGAGCTGGCGGAGCGCGCGGGGCTGTGGCGCATCGTCGGCCGCAAGGAGAAGGTGGAAGTCTCTCCGGAAGCCCAGCGCGCCTCCACGGCCCGGCGCTTCCGGATGCTGCTCAACGACCTGGGCCCCACCTTCGTCAAGCTGGGCCAGGTGCTGTCCACCCGCGCGGACCTGCTGCCCGCCGAGTACATCGACGAGCTGGCCATGCTCCAGGACCACGTGGAGCCCATCGCGCTGGAGGACGTCCACGCGCAGATTCGAGAGTCGCTGGGCGCCAGCGTGGAGAGCCTGTTCGCCACCATCGACCCCACGCCGCTGGCCGCCGCGTCCATCGCGCAGGTGCACCGCGCGGTGACGCTGGAGGGCGAAGAGGTGGTGGTGAAGGTGCAGCGCCCCGGCATCGCCGAGCGCATCGACTCCGACCTGGGCGTGCTGCGCAGCCTGGCGCGGCTGCTGGAAGCCGTGGTCGAGGAGACGGGCGTGTACACGCCCACCGGCATCGTGGACGAGTTCGACCGCGCCATCCACGAGGAGCTCGACTTCATCAACGAGGCCACCAACATCCGGGCCTTCCTGGAGAACCACCGCGAGCGGCCGTACCTCAAGATTCCGCGCGTCTACTCCAGCCTGTCCAGCCGCACGGTGCTGACGCTGGAGTTCATCCGCGGCGTGAAGCTCAACCCCGCAGAGCTGAACGAGTCCGAGCGCAAGGCGATTGCCCAGAACATCCTGGATGCGTCCTTCCGCCAGCTCTTCGAGGACGGGCTGTTCCACGGAGACCCGCACCCCGGCAACCTCCTGCTGATGGAGGACCACCGGCTGGCGCTGCTGGACTTCGGCGTGGTGGGCCGGCTGTCGCGGCCCATGCAGGAGACGCTGGTCATGCTATGCCTCGCGGTGGCGCTGAAGGACAGCGAGTCCGTGGCGCGCATCCTCTACCGCGTGGGCGTGCCGGACGCGCGCGCCAACCTGGTGGGATTCCGCAACGACATCGAGGCGCTGCTCGGCCAGCACCTGGCCACCACGCTGGGCCAGGTGGACACGCGCTCGCTGCTGCGCGACTTGTTGGATCTGGCCGTGAAGTACCGCATCCGCATCCCCAAGGAGTACGCGCTGCTCAGCCGCGCCTCCGTGTCCACGGAGGGCATGCTGCGCAGCCTGTACCCGGAGATGAACATCATTGAGGTCGCCCTGCCCTACGCGAAGGAGCTGCTCGCCGGGCGCTACGATCCCACGCAGCTCCAGGGCGGGCTGATGCGCACGCTGCTGCGCTTCCAGTCCATGGCGCAGGACCTGCCCACGCAGCTTTCGCAGATCCTCCTGGACATGGAGTCCGGCAAGTTCACCGTCACGGTGCGCGCCGACCAGTTCGACAAGCTGAATGAGAACCTGCGCAGCGCCGCCGTGATTGCCTTCATGGGCCTGTGCGCGTGTGGGTTCATCGTGGGCGCGTTCATCTCCTTCGCGCCCAAGCCGTGGATGTACGGCAACGTGCCGGTGCTCGGGGCCATTGGCATCGCCGTGGCGGCGGCGTTCTTTGGCGCGGCCATCACCTGGTACCTCTTCGGTGGGCGCGGCATTGGCAAGGTGCGCTTGAGCCGCTTCCTCAAGAAGCCCAAGCGCAAGTAG
- a CDS encoding transglutaminase-like domain-containing protein, with translation MAISSLSRTSSSSACAKRAPDAAQASQNVVVKVVNPDGTTVKTVDSAKQPQEFADLLKKMGLTKEALLKGEGAKTEGTKGACPKPAESRFQQNWRTDSFEPSKTQGQKPRPTPPPAKEQSAPAPAQAQGEKGPPSGKSADAVAQDIAKQATEWTYDYTGGKSWDAAMKNAGTFDKTRAGVCVDMAIEAEQRFEKAGVDARVVFGKTGRGDHAWVEFKDDKGKYQAFDPTAAACTKKADDAITPYDNNLYNYGSIFQTHQAVP, from the coding sequence ATGGCGATCTCCTCCCTGTCGCGCACGTCCTCCAGCAGCGCTTGCGCGAAGCGCGCTCCCGATGCCGCGCAGGCGTCACAGAATGTCGTGGTGAAGGTCGTCAACCCGGATGGCACGACGGTGAAGACGGTGGACTCCGCGAAGCAGCCCCAGGAGTTCGCCGACCTGTTGAAGAAGATGGGCTTGACGAAGGAGGCCCTCCTGAAGGGCGAGGGCGCGAAGACCGAGGGCACCAAGGGCGCATGCCCGAAGCCCGCCGAGTCGCGCTTCCAGCAGAACTGGCGCACCGACAGCTTCGAGCCGTCCAAGACCCAGGGCCAGAAGCCGCGGCCCACGCCGCCGCCCGCCAAGGAGCAATCGGCGCCAGCCCCCGCCCAGGCGCAGGGAGAGAAGGGCCCTCCGTCGGGCAAGAGCGCGGATGCAGTGGCCCAGGACATCGCGAAGCAGGCCACCGAGTGGACCTATGACTACACGGGCGGCAAGTCGTGGGACGCCGCCATGAAGAACGCCGGCACCTTCGACAAGACGCGGGCGGGCGTCTGCGTGGACATGGCCATCGAGGCCGAGCAGCGCTTCGAGAAGGCCGGCGTGGACGCGCGCGTCGTCTTCGGAAAGACGGGCCGGGGTGACCACGCGTGGGTGGAGTTCAAGGACGACAAGGGCAAGTACCAGGCCTTCGACCCCACCGCCGCGGCGTGTACCAAGAAGGCCGATGACGCCATCACCCCGTACGACAACAACCTCTACAACTACGGGAGCATCTTTCAGACCCACCAGGCCGTGCCCTGA
- the nhaA gene encoding Na+/H+ antiporter NhaA: MPQTPPTSEARPRPPIPALFRVAVAPFQAFFRLEAASGILLALCAVAALAWANSPWAAAYAALFDARMVVGVAGTQGHFTFREFINDGLMTLFFFVVGMEIKRELSSGELRTFSRAVLPLIAAMGGMLVPALVYSAFNYGTPAQAGWAIPMATDIAFAIGCLTLVKARVGHGLVVFLTALAIFDDIGGILVIALFYGAGLHASGLLAAVGVLAVLACLNHFQVRSGVAYALAGVALWYAMHHGGIHATLAGVVLGMFIPARPPRPGRQVLEELGRYVDRTLQTPVDEAARGAQILYIEERLEELEPPLNRFVHLWHVPVAYGIVPLFALANSGISLAGMGLGDLLRPLPLGIIAGLFVGKQVGIFVFTWGAVKLGAAERPGGARLPQLHGVAVVAGIGFTVALFVAGLAFPGQPELLTEAKLGILVGSLLSAVVGYGLLRFMARPAVPV, encoded by the coding sequence ATGCCGCAGACGCCCCCGACTTCAGAGGCCCGGCCGCGGCCTCCCATCCCCGCGCTCTTCCGCGTGGCCGTGGCGCCCTTCCAGGCCTTCTTCCGCCTGGAGGCGGCCAGCGGCATCCTGCTGGCGTTGTGCGCCGTGGCCGCGCTCGCGTGGGCGAACTCGCCGTGGGCCGCCGCCTACGCCGCGCTCTTCGACGCCCGGATGGTGGTGGGGGTGGCGGGCACCCAGGGCCACTTCACCTTCCGCGAGTTCATCAACGACGGGCTGATGACGTTGTTCTTCTTCGTCGTCGGCATGGAGATCAAACGCGAGCTGAGCTCGGGCGAGCTGCGCACCTTCTCCCGCGCGGTGCTGCCGCTCATCGCCGCGATGGGCGGCATGCTGGTCCCCGCCCTGGTCTACTCCGCCTTCAATTACGGCACGCCCGCCCAGGCCGGCTGGGCCATCCCCATGGCCACCGACATCGCCTTCGCCATTGGCTGCCTCACGCTGGTCAAGGCGCGGGTGGGCCATGGGCTCGTGGTGTTCCTCACCGCGTTGGCCATCTTCGACGACATCGGCGGCATCCTGGTCATCGCGCTCTTCTATGGCGCGGGTCTCCATGCGAGCGGGCTGCTCGCCGCCGTGGGGGTGCTCGCCGTGCTGGCGTGCCTCAATCACTTCCAGGTGCGCAGCGGTGTGGCCTATGCGCTGGCGGGCGTGGCGCTCTGGTATGCCATGCACCACGGCGGCATCCACGCCACGCTGGCCGGCGTGGTGCTGGGCATGTTCATCCCCGCGCGGCCCCCACGCCCCGGCCGGCAGGTGCTGGAGGAGCTGGGCCGCTACGTGGACCGGACGCTCCAGACGCCCGTGGACGAGGCGGCCCGCGGCGCGCAGATTCTCTACATCGAGGAGCGCCTGGAGGAGCTGGAGCCGCCGCTCAACCGCTTCGTCCACCTGTGGCATGTCCCGGTGGCGTACGGCATCGTGCCGCTCTTCGCCCTGGCCAACTCGGGCATCTCGCTGGCGGGCATGGGCTTGGGGGATTTGCTGCGCCCGCTGCCCCTGGGCATCATCGCGGGCCTCTTCGTGGGCAAGCAGGTGGGCATCTTCGTCTTCACCTGGGGCGCGGTGAAGCTGGGCGCGGCGGAGCGGCCCGGCGGCGCGCGCCTGCCGCAGCTTCATGGCGTGGCGGTGGTCGCGGGCATCGGATTCACGGTGGCGCTCTTCGTCGCCGGCCTGGCCTTCCCCGGGCAGCCGGAGCTGCTGACGGAGGCCAAGCTGGGCATCCTGGTGGGCTCGCTCTTGTCCGCGGTGGTGGGTTACGGGCTCTTGCGCTTCATGGCCAGGCCGGCCGTCCCGGTGTGA
- the mutS gene encoding DNA mismatch repair protein MutS has product MTPEVGTVSEGAGTREIASLTPMMRQYLEVKALNPDALLFFRLGDFYEMFYEDAIKASEILQITLTARAKGADKVPMCGVPYHAARRYIGRLVSEGLKVAICEQVEEAGNGPGIVRREVTRIITPGMVLDEEVLEPQASNFLAAVCWNDKGWGAALLEASTGEFMALEAPGIAELAEALSRVEPRELLVADGKRDAPEVTQLCARLARTPAIAEGEGASFEPTRAAAYLRSHFAVQSLSAFGLDDAPLAAGAAGAALRYLKDTQKTPAAHVDRLSRQERGGHLLMDESSRANLEVLRSLRDGGRKGSLLGVLDKTVTSLGARKLARWLASPLGSLPEIHARLDAVEELSGRSVWREELASILKEVGDLERLCGRLSLGAGNARDLRALGVSLAQLPRVAAVLGRCESALLKSLTGPLSALPELAELLSRAVADEPPVTLKDGGMIRAGYNAELDKLVALSTHGKDLLLQIEQREKERTGISSLKVRYNKVFGYYLEVTKSNLDRVPKDYIRKQTTVNSERFVTPELKEYEEQVLTAEERRCTLELQLFEELRAKVVAAAPRIRSAAEAVAAGDSLLSFARCAAEYGYTRPEVDASEALSITAGRHPVVERMLGAGDSFVPNDVRLDPAEDAQLLVITGPNMAGKSTVMRQVALTALMAQAGSFVPAKAARIGLCDRIFTRVGAADNLARGQSTFMVEMTETSHILHHATNKSLIILDEIGRGTSTFDGLSIAWAVAEHLHDTVGARALFATHYHELVDLARERTRVKNLCIAVKEQNGKVIFLRKLVPGGASRSYGIEVAKLAGLPPEVVGRARELLQNLESGELDDAGRPRVAVRQPQGGRRAASASSGQLGLFGAEPVAAPAGPSPAQQKALDALKGATIDRMTPLDALNLLAKIQRELE; this is encoded by the coding sequence ATGACGCCGGAGGTGGGGACGGTGAGCGAGGGTGCGGGCACCCGCGAGATCGCCTCCCTGACCCCCATGATGCGCCAGTACCTGGAGGTGAAGGCGCTCAACCCGGACGCGCTGCTGTTCTTCCGGCTGGGTGACTTCTACGAGATGTTCTACGAGGACGCGATCAAGGCCTCGGAGATCCTCCAGATCACCCTCACCGCGCGGGCCAAGGGCGCGGACAAGGTGCCCATGTGCGGCGTCCCGTACCACGCGGCGCGGCGCTACATCGGCCGGCTCGTGTCGGAGGGCCTCAAGGTCGCCATCTGCGAGCAGGTGGAGGAGGCGGGCAACGGGCCGGGCATCGTCCGCCGTGAAGTCACGCGCATCATCACGCCGGGCATGGTGCTGGATGAAGAAGTGCTGGAGCCGCAGGCCAGCAACTTCCTGGCGGCCGTGTGCTGGAATGACAAGGGTTGGGGCGCGGCGCTGCTGGAGGCGTCCACCGGCGAGTTCATGGCCCTGGAGGCCCCTGGCATCGCGGAGCTGGCGGAGGCGCTGTCGCGCGTGGAGCCGCGCGAGCTGCTGGTCGCGGATGGCAAGCGGGACGCGCCCGAGGTGACGCAGCTCTGCGCCCGGCTGGCGCGCACGCCGGCGATTGCGGAGGGTGAGGGCGCCTCCTTCGAACCCACGCGGGCCGCGGCCTACCTGCGGAGTCACTTCGCGGTGCAGTCGCTGTCCGCCTTCGGGCTGGATGACGCGCCGCTGGCGGCGGGCGCGGCGGGCGCGGCGCTGCGCTACCTGAAGGACACGCAGAAGACGCCGGCGGCGCACGTGGACCGGCTGAGCCGGCAGGAGCGCGGCGGCCACCTGCTGATGGACGAGTCCTCGCGGGCGAACCTGGAGGTGCTGCGTTCGCTGCGGGACGGTGGGCGCAAGGGTTCGCTGCTCGGCGTGCTGGACAAGACGGTGACCAGCCTGGGCGCGCGCAAGCTGGCGCGGTGGCTGGCGTCGCCGCTGGGCTCGCTCCCGGAGATCCACGCGCGGCTGGACGCGGTGGAGGAGCTGTCCGGGCGCAGCGTGTGGCGCGAGGAGCTGGCCAGCATCCTCAAGGAAGTGGGCGACCTGGAGCGGCTGTGTGGCCGGCTGTCGCTGGGCGCTGGCAACGCGAGGGATTTGCGGGCGCTGGGTGTGTCGCTGGCGCAGTTGCCTCGGGTCGCGGCGGTGTTGGGGCGGTGTGAGTCCGCGCTGCTCAAGTCGCTGACGGGGCCGCTGTCCGCGCTGCCGGAGCTGGCGGAGCTGCTGTCTCGCGCCGTGGCGGACGAGCCGCCGGTGACGCTGAAGGACGGCGGCATGATTCGCGCCGGCTACAACGCGGAGCTGGACAAGCTGGTGGCGCTGTCCACGCACGGCAAGGACCTGCTGCTCCAGATTGAACAGCGAGAGAAGGAGCGCACGGGCATCTCCTCGCTGAAGGTCCGCTACAACAAGGTCTTCGGCTACTACCTGGAAGTGACGAAGTCGAACCTGGACCGGGTGCCCAAGGATTACATCCGCAAGCAGACCACGGTGAACTCGGAGCGCTTCGTCACGCCGGAGTTGAAGGAGTACGAGGAGCAGGTGCTCACGGCCGAGGAGCGGCGGTGCACGCTGGAGCTCCAGCTCTTCGAGGAGCTGCGGGCGAAGGTGGTGGCGGCGGCGCCGCGCATCCGGTCCGCCGCGGAGGCGGTGGCCGCGGGAGACTCGCTGCTGTCGTTCGCGCGCTGCGCGGCGGAGTACGGCTACACGCGGCCCGAGGTGGACGCCTCGGAGGCGCTGAGCATCACCGCCGGGCGGCACCCCGTGGTGGAGCGCATGCTGGGGGCGGGGGATTCGTTCGTTCCCAACGACGTGCGCCTGGACCCGGCGGAGGACGCGCAGCTCCTGGTGATTACCGGGCCGAACATGGCCGGCAAGAGCACGGTGATGCGGCAGGTGGCGCTGACGGCGCTGATGGCGCAGGCGGGCTCGTTCGTTCCGGCGAAGGCGGCGCGCATTGGCCTGTGCGACCGCATCTTCACGCGCGTGGGCGCGGCGGACAACCTGGCGCGCGGTCAGTCCACGTTCATGGTGGAGATGACGGAGACCAGCCACATCCTCCATCACGCCACGAACAAGAGCCTCATCATCCTGGATGAGATTGGCCGTGGCACGTCCACGTTCGACGGTCTCTCCATCGCCTGGGCGGTGGCGGAGCACCTGCACGACACGGTGGGCGCGCGGGCGCTGTTCGCCACGCACTACCACGAGCTGGTGGACCTGGCCCGTGAGCGGACGCGGGTGAAGAACCTGTGCATCGCCGTGAAGGAGCAGAACGGCAAGGTCATCTTCCTGCGCAAGCTGGTGCCGGGTGGGGCCAGCCGCTCGTACGGCATCGAGGTCGCGAAGCTCGCAGGCCTGCCACCGGAGGTCGTCGGACGCGCCCGGGAACTGCTGCAGAACCTGGAGTCCGGTGAGTTGGATGACGCGGGCCGGCCTCGGGTCGCCGTCCGGCAGCCGCAGGGCGGACGGCGCGCGGCCTCGGCTTCCTCGGGCCAGCTCGGCCTGTTTGGCGCGGAGCCCGTGGCCGCTCCCGCCGGACCGTCTCCGGCGCAGCAGAAGGCGCTGGATGCGCTGAAAGGCGCGACCATCGACCGGATGACGCCGCTGGACGCGCTCAACCTGCTGGCGAAGATTCAGCGCGAGCTGGAGTAG